A region from the Arachis ipaensis cultivar K30076 chromosome B01, Araip1.1, whole genome shotgun sequence genome encodes:
- the LOC107620197 gene encoding transcription factor MYB108-like, translating to MEVKGSSNSNNSAVLISHSEEEEMMDLRRGPWTVDEDLTLINYIATHGEGRWNSLARSAGLKRTGKSCRLRWLNYLRPDVRRGNITLEEQLLILELHTRWGNRWSKIAQYLPGRTDNEIKNYWRTRVQKHAKQLKCDVNSKQFKDAMRYLWMPRLVERIQAAAAASTTTTTVVAPTNTSINNNNNNAYTYNNNNLNNNFEVHNGKMMLTTTPPPSVMANNDFVGSQITTQSYNTPENSSTAASSDSFGTPISDFNDYYNSNNINNLGDNNFYQASQTLFSHEQGMDLQSMMMVESNTPWMQSGDTSDNFWNVENMLFLEQQLMNDNM from the exons ATGGAAGTAAAAGGAAGCAGCAACAGCAACAACAGCGCCGTGTTAATAAGCCACAGCGAGGAGGAAGAGATGATGGATCTCCGAAGAGGGCCATGGACGGTGGATGAAGACCTCACACTCATCAATTACATTGCCACTCATGGCGAAGGTCGCTGGAATTCCCTTGCTCGTTCTGCCG GACTCAAACGAACTGGGAAGAGTTGTAGGTTGAGGTGGCTCAACTATCTTCGTCCTGATGTTCGTCGTGGTAACATCACACTTGAGGAACAACTTCTCATCCTTGAACTCCACACTCGTTGGGGAAACAG GTGGTCTAAAATTGCACAATATTTGCCTGGAAGAACTGACAACGAGATCAAGAATTATTGGAGAACTCGTGTTCAAAAACATGCCAAACAACTCAAATGTGACGTGAATAGCAAGCAATTTAAGGACGCCATGCGCTACCTTTGGATGCCACGGCTGGTTGAACGCATTCAAGCAGCCGCGGCCGCCTCCACCACCACAACTACAGTCGTAGCGCCAACCAACACcagtattaataataataataataatgcatacacttacaacaacaacaacctcaaTAACAATTTTGAGGTTCACAATGGGAAAATGATGCTAACTACTACTCCTCCTCCTTCGGTTATGGCCAATAATGATTTTGTGGGTTCACAAATTACCACACAAAGTTACAACACTCCGGAGAATAGTAGCACAGCAGCATCATCAGACTCGTTTGGGACTCCAATCTCGGATTTTAATGATTATTATAATAGTAACAACATTAATAATCTAGGAGATAATAATTTCTACCAAGCTTCTCAAACATTGTTCTCTCATGAACAAGGAATGGATCTTCAAAGCATGATGATGGTGGAGTCAAACACACCCTGGATGCAAAGTGGGGATACATCGGACAATTTTTGGAATGTTGAGAACATGTTGTTTTTGGAGCAACAACTCATGAATGACAACATGTGA